Proteins found in one Dehalococcoidales bacterium genomic segment:
- a CDS encoding hydrolase, whose amino-acid sequence MLNIDNTVLLVIDIQEKLHSVIYQKENLTDNVLKLVQGANVLELPIILTEQYPKGLGGTIPEVMQSLAGVCPIEKTEFSCCANENFKNVLSSLGRKQVLVCGIECHICVYQTALALKEAGYEVQAVADAVSSRTPENKEIGINLMRQKGITITGTETALFELLKVAGGEKFKAISRIVK is encoded by the coding sequence ATGCTAAATATCGATAATACCGTTTTACTGGTAATTGATATCCAAGAAAAACTGCATTCCGTTATTTATCAAAAAGAAAATCTGACCGATAATGTTCTAAAGCTGGTTCAAGGGGCAAATGTGCTTGAACTGCCGATAATACTAACGGAGCAATACCCCAAGGGACTGGGAGGGACTATTCCTGAAGTTATGCAATCGCTTGCGGGGGTTTGCCCGATTGAAAAAACCGAGTTCAGTTGCTGCGCTAACGAGAATTTCAAAAATGTTTTATCTAGTTTAGGCAGAAAACAAGTTCTGGTTTGCGGAATAGAGTGCCATATCTGCGTTTATCAAACTGCACTGGCCTTAAAAGAAGCGGGATACGAAGTACAAGCGGTTGCCGATGCCGTTTCATCACGCACGCCAGAGAACAAGGAAATCGGGATTAATCTGATGAGGCAGAAGGGTATTACGATTACAGGAACCGAAACCGCACTCTTTGAACTGCTTAAGGTAGCCGGCGGCGAAAAATTTAAAGCTATCAGCCGTATCGTTAAATAA
- a CDS encoding fibronectin type III domain-containing protein, which translates to MKNKIMKILGVVMTVAMLGSFMVAGAPVSAAGSAPSVNDWSSVTMPNLMPDTDVELIEQAVDDGTIFISVYFEESTTIKTDVGNKVMTAETWAMFKSTDGYNWELTNIYNQPHITAIEPSANYKNDKVVYVAVESLGAYTTLYRCTDGADIKTNKGEMGQISAGQGGNLVATEIYDLDSYYDGSYVWLLAATDIDAFAIRDDRGLTTIWTDMQLSETLGGADYSDATGTGVEVYKAKFAKDYAQSGVIWAVYYDNVGFEPAALVDRGLADVFGTDGYGIIARSSGSTLWGTKITPIVLGPEDDGIATAYCDFEFSTNYNSDDNPEIYLAVGFDEADGSNGVWRFEIGFYGDAGERTAFDAGEDDIGFCSLEVNGTNLIAGAYDEINGAGESTQVWFSTNSGTTWNQADIDPTGELNWTCNILISKYGATKGLAFAATGGAQSAISISEAEDKGNIWAQTAFIDDVIDSVIGIAFNPTNTIALLVTENDDDNQSVWVTDNVNSKTVKWKRILCTGYNSNTINEFEKFDFAADGSAFMVLNDGVIYSSTDGGKHYSKLKSIPSWGNIEAWIIPNASTVYAATDEGFWTTTLVSNRLADKDLVSIAKSGNSIVVGDNAGKAYVSTDGGINFGAAIACGDAMDNVFVAFDANTNGVFYYATDKGKVGVVTLDGNKVKETGTGNNVELKDNGGKGVVANLGSATAIIVAPDNALYVAGATKAGGTTISAAGIAGGTLDFTGSDSSAFADPSVDIETSPYLVMGDLITLFGTFDAGEDLSMYAADVVADSSTIISGKIYVEGDDSGAMGYFEFTYYGGFDGFLIKGENIEVEVDGLVVGESTSSSGADSVECMQRLLLGQSDNNWEGPVTNKAGMNGLQYTAGSNILWTVVETQLYAFEDFLSGKTQGVKAVEVDVDYTSVTKTVEVSWTHMNEDGDTVYLVSYQKTGTNTSAAFATYNVKSTVDVGSTVKTKISGLDASAEYTFKVRVANDSPIQSRWSDGVKVTTSAYVTAPNPVSPLQAQPQSATASLHPTFTWSTGGGAAKYEFQLSDSASFANIIDTVVVAETGYTYNGDGLAYDTDYYWRVRSVAADGVGISAWATYNNNGAPCAFHTMVDPDAYKAELTVTQTETKIELTVTENNPTYTIPVPEFTVTVPVTNPPATTVTNVVEIPEQSTPAYIWAIVAIGALLTIAVIVLIIRTRRVV; encoded by the coding sequence ATGAAAAATAAAATAATGAAAATATTGGGCGTCGTAATGACGGTTGCCATGCTCGGTAGTTTTATGGTAGCAGGTGCCCCGGTTTCCGCCGCGGGTTCAGCTCCTTCCGTAAACGACTGGAGCTCCGTAACCATGCCGAATTTGATGCCTGATACCGATGTTGAGCTGATTGAACAGGCTGTCGACGACGGCACCATTTTTATCAGCGTCTATTTTGAAGAATCCACTACCATTAAAACTGACGTTGGCAATAAGGTAATGACAGCCGAAACTTGGGCGATGTTTAAGTCAACCGACGGCTACAACTGGGAGCTGACCAACATTTATAACCAGCCCCACATTACCGCCATTGAACCTTCCGCCAACTACAAAAACGACAAAGTCGTTTACGTAGCGGTTGAATCCCTTGGTGCCTACACCACCCTTTATCGCTGTACCGACGGCGCTGATATCAAAACCAATAAGGGTGAGATGGGGCAGATTTCCGCCGGACAGGGCGGTAACCTCGTCGCTACTGAGATCTACGACCTCGACAGCTACTACGACGGCAGTTATGTTTGGCTGCTCGCCGCCACCGATATCGATGCTTTCGCTATCCGTGACGACAGGGGCTTAACTACCATTTGGACCGATATGCAGCTCTCCGAAACCCTTGGCGGTGCTGATTATTCTGATGCTACCGGTACGGGTGTCGAAGTATACAAAGCCAAGTTCGCCAAAGATTACGCTCAATCGGGTGTTATCTGGGCGGTCTATTATGATAATGTCGGTTTCGAACCGGCCGCTTTGGTTGACAGAGGCTTGGCAGATGTTTTCGGAACCGACGGCTACGGCATTATTGCCCGCAGTTCCGGTTCAACCCTCTGGGGCACCAAGATTACCCCGATTGTTCTCGGACCTGAGGATGATGGGATTGCCACCGCATACTGCGACTTCGAATTTTCCACTAACTACAACAGTGATGATAACCCCGAGATTTATCTTGCCGTAGGCTTTGATGAAGCCGATGGCAGTAACGGTGTCTGGAGATTCGAAATCGGTTTCTACGGTGATGCCGGTGAAAGAACTGCCTTTGATGCCGGTGAAGACGATATTGGTTTCTGCAGTCTCGAAGTTAACGGCACCAATCTGATTGCCGGTGCTTATGATGAAATCAACGGCGCGGGCGAGTCTACCCAAGTTTGGTTCAGTACCAACAGCGGTACCACCTGGAACCAGGCTGATATCGACCCCACCGGTGAACTTAATTGGACCTGTAACATTTTAATCAGTAAATACGGCGCTACCAAGGGCTTAGCCTTTGCTGCCACCGGCGGCGCACAGAGCGCCATCTCGATTTCCGAAGCCGAAGATAAGGGCAATATCTGGGCGCAGACCGCTTTTATTGATGATGTTATCGATTCTGTAATAGGTATTGCATTTAATCCGACTAACACCATAGCTTTATTGGTTACCGAAAATGATGACGACAATCAGAGTGTTTGGGTGACCGATAATGTTAATTCAAAGACTGTTAAATGGAAGAGAATTCTCTGCACCGGATATAACAGTAATACTATTAACGAATTCGAAAAATTTGATTTTGCTGCCGATGGCTCTGCCTTTATGGTTTTGAACGATGGCGTAATATACAGTTCTACCGATGGCGGCAAACACTACTCCAAACTAAAGTCCATCCCGAGCTGGGGCAATATTGAAGCTTGGATAATCCCCAACGCTTCCACCGTTTATGCCGCTACCGATGAAGGTTTCTGGACAACCACTTTGGTTAGCAACAGATTAGCCGATAAGGACCTCGTTTCAATTGCTAAGAGCGGCAATTCCATTGTTGTTGGTGATAATGCCGGCAAAGCCTATGTTTCCACTGACGGTGGTATCAATTTTGGCGCCGCCATTGCTTGCGGTGATGCTATGGACAATGTTTTCGTTGCCTTTGATGCCAACACCAACGGTGTTTTCTACTATGCTACCGATAAAGGCAAAGTCGGTGTAGTTACCCTTGACGGCAACAAAGTTAAGGAAACCGGTACCGGAAATAACGTCGAATTGAAAGATAACGGCGGTAAGGGTGTTGTTGCCAATTTAGGATCTGCCACTGCCATTATCGTTGCTCCGGACAATGCCCTTTATGTTGCCGGTGCTACTAAAGCAGGCGGCACAACAATCAGCGCTGCAGGAATAGCAGGGGGAACTTTGGATTTCACAGGCAGTGATTCCAGTGCTTTCGCTGATCCCAGTGTTGATATTGAGACTAGCCCGTATCTTGTTATGGGTGATTTGATAACATTATTCGGCACGTTTGACGCTGGTGAAGATTTAAGCATGTACGCTGCTGATGTTGTCGCCGATTCTTCCACTATCATTAGCGGTAAGATTTATGTTGAGGGCGATGATTCAGGAGCCATGGGTTACTTCGAATTTACATATTACGGTGGCTTTGACGGATTCCTTATCAAGGGCGAAAACATTGAGGTAGAAGTAGACGGTTTAGTGGTTGGTGAATCTACTTCTTCTTCCGGAGCCGATTCAGTTGAATGCATGCAGAGATTACTGCTTGGCCAGTCCGATAACAACTGGGAAGGCCCTGTTACTAACAAAGCCGGCATGAACGGCTTGCAGTACACCGCCGGTTCCAACATCCTCTGGACTGTTGTTGAAACTCAACTCTATGCCTTCGAAGACTTCTTAAGCGGCAAAACACAAGGTGTTAAAGCTGTTGAAGTTGATGTTGACTACACCTCCGTCACTAAGACTGTTGAGGTTTCTTGGACTCACATGAACGAAGATGGCGATACTGTCTATCTCGTTTCCTACCAGAAGACCGGTACTAACACTTCTGCTGCATTCGCTACTTACAATGTTAAATCTACTGTTGATGTAGGCAGTACTGTTAAAACCAAGATTTCCGGTCTTGATGCATCGGCCGAATATACCTTTAAGGTTCGCGTTGCTAATGACAGCCCGATTCAGAGCCGCTGGTCTGACGGCGTTAAAGTAACCACCTCTGCTTATGTTACTGCTCCGAATCCTGTCAGCCCGTTACAGGCTCAGCCTCAGTCAGCTACCGCTTCACTCCATCCGACCTTTACCTGGTCCACCGGTGGCGGTGCTGCTAAATACGAATTCCAGCTTAGTGACAGCGCAAGCTTTGCTAACATCATTGATACCGTAGTTGTTGCCGAAACCGGTTACACCTACAATGGTGACGGTCTTGCTTACGATACCGATTACTACTGGAGAGTTAGGTCTGTTGCCGCTGATGGCGTCGGTATAAGCGCATGGGCAACCTACAACAACAACGGTGCTCCGTGTGCCTTCCACACTATGGTTGATCCGGATGCCTACAAGGCTGAATTGACTGTAACCCAGACCGAAACCAAGATTGAACTTACTGTTACCGAGAACAACCCGACTTACACCATCCCGGTACCTGAGTTCACCGTAACCGTTCCTGTTACCAACCCGCCGGCCACCACGGTTACCAATGTAGTCGAGATTCCTGAACAATCAACCCCGGCTTACATTTGGGCAATCGTTGCAATCGGTGCTCTGTTAACAATTGCGGTCATCGTCCTGATTATCAGAACCCGCAGAGTAGTCTAA
- the rho gene encoding transcription termination factor Rho, translated as MEISQLENKSREELLELAKESGLTSCSGLRKQELVMRLLQANAEQQGNLFCSGILDIMADGYGFLRQSSLLPSSSDIYVSQSQIRRFGLRTGDYVVGQGRPAKAGEKYYSLLRVEAINDLNPEISKTRPFFNSLVPIYPDKLINLETTPDNLSTRLINLIAPVGRGQRGLIVAPPKAGKTMLLKKIANAATTNYSDIHLIVCLIGERPEEVTDMQRSVKGQVIAATFDEPVENHTRVAELTLDIAKRMVEAGKDVLLVLDGITRLTRAYNLAMPSSGRTLSGGIDPVALHPAKKFFGAARNVEGNGSLTILATCLVDTGSRMDDLIYEEFKGTGNMELHLDRRLAERGVYPAIDINRSGTRRDDLLMDSETIRQVQLLKRMMSLISADATNTVETTERVLERLRKTQTNAEFLAKLTKEK; from the coding sequence ATGGAAATCAGTCAGTTAGAAAATAAAAGCAGAGAAGAGCTCTTAGAGCTGGCAAAAGAAAGCGGGCTCACCAGTTGCTCGGGGTTACGCAAGCAAGAACTTGTTATGAGGCTTTTGCAAGCCAACGCCGAACAGCAGGGCAACCTCTTCTGCAGCGGTATTCTGGATATTATGGCCGATGGCTATGGCTTTTTAAGGCAGTCCTCGTTACTGCCAAGCTCCTCCGATATTTATGTCTCCCAGTCGCAAATCCGCCGCTTTGGGTTACGCACCGGCGATTACGTCGTCGGGCAGGGGCGGCCGGCAAAAGCCGGCGAGAAGTATTACAGCCTTCTGCGAGTCGAAGCGATTAACGACCTCAACCCCGAAATATCCAAAACCCGTCCTTTCTTTAATTCTCTTGTTCCAATCTACCCCGATAAACTGATAAACCTCGAAACAACCCCCGACAACCTCTCCACCCGTTTAATTAACCTAATCGCCCCGGTTGGGCGCGGACAGCGCGGTCTGATTGTAGCGCCGCCTAAAGCCGGTAAAACAATGCTTCTCAAGAAAATTGCCAATGCCGCCACTACCAATTACAGCGATATCCATCTGATTGTCTGCTTAATCGGCGAGCGTCCCGAAGAAGTTACCGATATGCAGCGTTCCGTCAAGGGGCAGGTTATTGCCGCCACTTTTGACGAGCCGGTTGAAAATCACACCCGCGTTGCGGAATTAACCCTTGATATCGCTAAAAGAATGGTTGAAGCGGGCAAAGATGTCCTTTTGGTGCTTGACGGTATTACCCGCTTAACCCGAGCCTATAACCTGGCAATGCCCTCCAGCGGCCGTACACTTTCGGGCGGTATTGACCCCGTTGCCTTGCATCCGGCCAAAAAGTTTTTCGGTGCGGCGCGTAATGTTGAGGGGAACGGCAGTTTAACAATCCTTGCCACTTGTCTTGTTGATACCGGCAGCCGTATGGACGACCTTATCTATGAAGAATTTAAGGGCACCGGCAATATGGAACTGCATCTTGACCGCCGTCTTGCCGAGCGCGGTGTTTATCCGGCGATTGATATTAACCGCAGCGGTACCCGCCGTGATGATTTGCTGATGGATTCGGAAACGATTCGTCAGGTACAGCTTTTAAAGAGGATGATGTCCTTAATCAGCGCCGATGCGACCAATACGGTCGAGACTACGGAGCGTGTACTGGAACGCCTGCGCAAAACTCAAACCAACGCCGAGTTCTTGGCGAAGTTAACCAAAGAGAAATAG
- a CDS encoding GIY-YIG nuclease family protein: MEKQYYIYIMANERNTTVYTGVTGDLKKRVYEHKGNFVDGFTKRYNVHKLVYYEVSQSVVSAIEREKQIKGRSRAYKNELINQFNPDWRDLYEEL; the protein is encoded by the coding sequence ATGGAAAAACAATATTACATATATATAATGGCCAACGAACGTAACACCACCGTCTATACAGGCGTGACCGGTGACCTCAAAAAGAGAGTCTACGAACATAAAGGGAACTTCGTGGACGGGTTTACCAAAAGGTACAATGTCCACAAATTGGTATATTACGAGGTGTCCCAAAGTGTGGTTAGTGCCATTGAAAGAGAAAAGCAGATAAAGGGTAGGAGCAGGGCGTATAAAAACGAGTTGATTAATCAGTTTAATCCTGATTGGCGGGATTTATATGAGGAGTTATAA
- the mscL gene encoding large conductance mechanosensitive channel protein MscL: MKKLISEFKEFIQRGNVMDMAVGVIIGIAFGAIVTSLVNDIIMPPIGLILGNVDFSNLYINLSGTEYASLSDAKEAGAAVIAYGAFINTVINFLIIALVVFFIIRVVNNLGKHRQAETANAEPTTKDCPFCFSSIAIKATRCPNCTSQLSEK, from the coding sequence ATGAAAAAGCTTATTTCCGAATTTAAGGAGTTTATCCAACGCGGCAACGTAATGGACATGGCCGTCGGTGTTATTATCGGCATCGCCTTCGGTGCAATCGTAACATCACTGGTCAACGACATTATTATGCCCCCAATCGGATTGATACTGGGAAATGTTGATTTCTCCAATCTTTATATTAACCTTTCAGGGACCGAGTACGCCTCCCTGAGCGATGCCAAAGAAGCCGGGGCTGCCGTAATTGCCTACGGGGCATTTATTAACACTGTCATTAACTTTTTAATTATTGCGCTGGTTGTATTTTTTATAATTCGTGTCGTTAACAATTTAGGCAAACATCGCCAAGCGGAAACCGCAAACGCCGAACCAACTACCAAGGATTGCCCGTTTTGTTTTTCAAGCATTGCGATTAAAGCCACTCGCTGCCCTAATTGCACATCTCAATTAAGCGAAAAATAA
- a CDS encoding DegV family protein, protein MAVKIVTDSTSDIPQSLADELGIASVPVYVQFDSKTYRDREEITENEFYEKLVSFPVHPTTSQPSPQDFIDVYNKLSGEGADGILSIHLAAKLSGTYNSALRAKELTSAECPVEVVDTNSVSMGLGLIVVKAARMAASGANIKQILEKIKEMSERSHIWAVFDTLKYLAMGGRIGKGKALLGNVLNIKPLLTLKDGEFMPASKARSRDKAIEILYGYAEKVGKIEDISVMYSTIADEAESLAKKLEAMCGKKPIIARLGPALGVHAGPGALAIALIASE, encoded by the coding sequence ATGGCAGTAAAAATTGTTACCGACAGCACCTCTGATATACCGCAATCGCTGGCCGACGAACTCGGCATTGCGAGTGTCCCCGTTTATGTTCAGTTTGACAGCAAAACCTACCGCGATCGTGAAGAAATCACCGAGAACGAGTTTTATGAAAAGTTAGTGAGTTTCCCGGTTCATCCGACCACTTCACAGCCCAGCCCGCAGGATTTTATTGATGTCTACAATAAACTTAGCGGAGAAGGTGCTGACGGCATTCTTTCAATCCATCTTGCCGCAAAATTAAGCGGCACCTATAATTCAGCTCTGCGCGCCAAAGAATTAACAAGCGCGGAGTGCCCGGTTGAGGTGGTTGATACCAATTCCGTATCAATGGGTTTGGGGCTAATCGTGGTTAAGGCCGCCAGAATGGCCGCGAGCGGGGCGAATATTAAGCAAATACTCGAAAAAATTAAAGAAATGTCCGAGCGCTCTCATATTTGGGCAGTTTTTGATACCCTTAAATACTTGGCAATGGGCGGCAGAATCGGCAAAGGCAAGGCGCTGTTAGGGAATGTGCTCAACATCAAACCGCTTTTGACGCTTAAAGACGGGGAATTTATGCCGGCATCTAAAGCACGTAGCCGTGATAAGGCGATTGAAATCCTGTACGGATATGCGGAGAAAGTGGGCAAGATTGAAGATATTTCCGTGATGTATTCCACTATCGCCGATGAAGCGGAAAGTTTGGCGAAGAAGTTGGAGGCTATGTGCGGGAAAAAGCCGATTATTGCCAGATTGGGACCTGCTTTGGGGGTGCACGCCGGCCCCGGTGCTTTGGCGATTGCTTTAATTGCGTCGGAGTAA
- a CDS encoding class I SAM-dependent methyltransferase produces the protein MAIFTYENIVDPFLRSARRAMFDFADMKEGDLALDVCCGTGAQVIEYGKRGVTAIGIDSDKNMLAFGIKNKQKLQMENTSFLLADATALPFEDNRFDYVSVSFALHDKLPDLRRQVVSEMMRVVKPQGFLLLMDFNIPLPFNIWGGAASTVEFLAGGTHYQGFKDFKKNNGLHKIIEDHGLTAIKADYFTGRMVAVVKAHVNK, from the coding sequence ATGGCTATATTTACATATGAAAACATCGTAGACCCGTTTTTACGCAGTGCCAGACGCGCTATGTTCGATTTTGCGGATATGAAAGAGGGTGATCTGGCCCTTGATGTCTGTTGCGGAACAGGCGCTCAGGTTATCGAGTACGGCAAGCGCGGCGTTACGGCAATCGGTATAGACAGCGACAAAAATATGCTCGCTTTCGGTATCAAAAATAAACAGAAGCTGCAAATGGAAAACACCTCGTTCTTGTTAGCCGATGCCACGGCCTTGCCTTTTGAGGATAACAGGTTTGATTATGTCTCGGTTTCTTTTGCCCTGCATGATAAGCTCCCCGATTTGCGCCGCCAAGTGGTTTCCGAAATGATGCGGGTGGTTAAGCCGCAAGGTTTCTTGCTCCTGATGGATTTTAATATTCCTTTACCGTTCAATATTTGGGGGGGTGCGGCAAGCACGGTTGAATTTCTTGCCGGCGGAACTCATTACCAAGGGTTTAAAGACTTCAAAAAAAATAATGGGCTTCACAAGATAATTGAAGACCATGGGCTGACAGCGATAAAAGCGGATTATTTTACCGGTCGGATGGTTGCCGTGGTAAAGGCGCACGTAAATAAATAG
- a CDS encoding GIY-YIG nuclease family protein produces the protein MSQYYVYIMTNSKRTLYIGVTNNMYRRAEEHKTKSLPGFTKKYNIDYLVYVESTPDVISAITREKQLKGWTRNKKIALIESQNPEWRDLSLDWRE, from the coding sequence ATGTCACAATACTATGTTTACATCATGACAAACAGTAAGCGTACCCTCTACATCGGCGTTACCAATAATATGTATCGCAGGGCAGAAGAACACAAAACAAAATCACTCCCCGGTTTTACCAAAAAGTACAACATAGATTATCTTGTTTACGTTGAAAGCACTCCCGATGTTATCTCGGCGATAACTCGCGAAAAGCAACTAAAGGGCTGGACTCGCAACAAGAAAATCGCTTTAATCGAATCACAGAATCCGGAATGGCGTGACCTTAGCTTGGATTGGAGAGAGTAG
- a CDS encoding dCMP deaminase family protein, with the protein MKRPDIDEYFLKLAAVVAERSTCLRRHVGAVAVRDKHILSTGYNGAAANCKDCLELGCLRNQLNIPSGERHEICRAIHAEQNAIIQAALHGVSIEGCTIYCTHTPCILCAKMLANAKIKRFVSFGEYSDNAFLELFKEVGIEFDLKSRPPSLITFLD; encoded by the coding sequence ATGAAAAGACCCGATATCGATGAATATTTTCTGAAGCTTGCCGCCGTTGTTGCCGAGCGTTCAACTTGTTTACGTCGTCATGTCGGCGCCGTTGCCGTGCGCGATAAGCATATTCTTTCTACCGGATACAACGGGGCTGCCGCCAACTGTAAGGATTGTCTTGAACTGGGCTGTCTGCGCAATCAGCTTAATATCCCTTCGGGGGAACGGCACGAAATCTGCCGCGCCATCCACGCCGAGCAGAACGCGATTATTCAGGCGGCGTTGCATGGGGTTAGTATTGAAGGATGTACTATCTATTGTACGCATACCCCCTGTATTTTATGTGCCAAGATGCTTGCCAACGCGAAGATTAAGCGCTTTGTTAGTTTTGGGGAGTATAGCGATAATGCTTTTTTGGAGCTTTTTAAGGAAGTAGGGATTGAGTTTGACCTGAAATCCCGCCCCCCCTCCCTCATTACCTTTTTGGATTGA
- a CDS encoding AAA family ATPase: protein MIIVALVGMTGAGKSEAAHFFTEMGFAKIRFGDITDQEIQRRGLILNEENERAVREGFRKEHGMAAYAILNLPRIEQARKTSPVIIDGLYSWEEYKILKDYFGADFSVAAVYASPQTRYQRLEIRQVRPLTSAEAAGRDEAEITNINKGGPIAIADYTIVNEGTIADLEEEVQKAFAFLTEAK from the coding sequence ATGATTATAGTGGCATTGGTAGGCATGACCGGGGCGGGCAAGTCCGAAGCCGCCCATTTTTTTACCGAGATGGGTTTTGCCAAAATCCGTTTCGGCGACATCACCGATCAAGAAATCCAAAGGCGCGGCCTGATCTTAAATGAGGAAAACGAGCGTGCCGTTCGTGAGGGCTTTCGCAAGGAGCACGGCATGGCAGCATATGCCATCCTTAATCTTCCGCGGATTGAACAAGCGCGCAAGACTTCTCCGGTTATTATCGACGGTCTTTATTCTTGGGAAGAGTATAAAATCCTCAAAGATTACTTCGGCGCCGATTTTTCCGTTGCCGCCGTCTATGCCAGCCCCCAAACGCGCTACCAACGTCTTGAAATACGCCAAGTCCGTCCGCTGACGTCCGCCGAAGCGGCAGGGCGCGATGAGGCTGAAATCACCAACATCAACAAGGGCGGGCCGATTGCCATCGCCGATTATACAATTGTTAACGAGGGCACCATCGCCGATTTGGAAGAAGAAGTTCAAAAGGCGTTCGCATTTCTTACGGAGGCAAAATGA
- the hisF gene encoding imidazole glycerol phosphate synthase subunit HisF encodes MSTIKIMPCLDMKDGRVVKGVSFVDVKDAGDPVQNAIFYEKEGADELAMLDIAATLENRKTRLEWVRKVSEAISIPLTVGGGISSLNDIASVLEAGAAKVSVNSAAVKNPSLIKQAALKYGSEKITIAIDARRNSEYPSGFELVISGGTKPMGQDAVIWAKQCQKLGAGVILPTSIDEDGKQAGYDTDFIKAISDAVTLPVVASGGAGTLEHFYDGVAKGGAQILLAASVFHYRILSIRQVKEYLKSKGVSVIL; translated from the coding sequence ATGAGCACAATAAAAATTATGCCCTGCTTGGATATGAAAGACGGCAGAGTCGTAAAAGGTGTTAGTTTTGTTGATGTAAAAGATGCGGGAGACCCCGTGCAGAATGCCATCTTTTATGAAAAAGAGGGCGCCGATGAGCTGGCAATGCTCGATATCGCCGCAACCTTAGAGAACCGCAAGACACGCCTCGAATGGGTACGTAAAGTTTCCGAGGCTATCAGTATTCCTTTAACGGTCGGCGGGGGCATTTCTTCATTAAATGATATCGCCTCGGTTTTAGAAGCGGGAGCCGCCAAGGTTTCCGTAAACAGCGCGGCAGTTAAAAACCCGTCTCTTATCAAGCAAGCCGCTTTAAAATACGGCTCGGAGAAAATAACAATTGCTATCGATGCACGCCGCAACAGCGAATATCCTTCCGGATTTGAACTGGTAATCTCCGGCGGCACCAAACCGATGGGGCAAGATGCCGTAATATGGGCCAAGCAATGCCAAAAATTGGGGGCGGGAGTAATTCTTCCGACCAGTATCGATGAAGACGGTAAGCAGGCAGGCTACGATACCGATTTTATAAAGGCCATTTCCGATGCGGTAACATTACCGGTGGTTGCTTCGGGCGGCGCCGGTACGCTTGAGCATTTTTACGACGGGGTAGCCAAAGGCGGCGCTCAAATTCTTTTGGCGGCGTCGGTGTTCCACTACCGCATTTTAAGTATCAGGCAGGTTAAGGAATATCTCAAAAGCAAGGGCGTCTCGGTTATTCTCTAA
- a CDS encoding M48 family metallopeptidase: MKTKTLEIEGVSVLFKRSERARRISISVTPLCEVRVNVPGSSSFEKAEQFLLSKMGWVRKQIAKIKNYESEQELLRFSYEEEAAAKIKLVNRLANLAEKHGFTYNRVTIRSQKTRWGSCSAKNNISLNIKLAKLPDELMEYVILHELVHTRVKNHSPLFWQELDKFVPNAKQMRKRLKQYSGALYF; this comes from the coding sequence GTGAAAACAAAAACGCTCGAAATCGAAGGTGTCAGTGTACTGTTTAAGCGCAGCGAGAGGGCGCGGCGTATCAGTATTTCGGTTACTCCTTTGTGTGAAGTGCGAGTGAATGTTCCCGGTTCATCTTCATTCGAAAAAGCAGAACAATTTCTTTTGTCGAAAATGGGATGGGTTCGGAAACAAATTGCAAAAATTAAAAATTACGAGTCCGAGCAGGAACTTCTCAGATTTAGTTATGAAGAGGAAGCCGCCGCCAAGATAAAACTGGTAAATCGGCTTGCAAATCTTGCGGAAAAGCACGGTTTTACTTATAACCGCGTTACAATCCGCAGCCAGAAAACGCGCTGGGGCAGTTGTTCCGCAAAAAACAATATCAGCCTCAACATAAAGCTGGCAAAGCTGCCGGACGAATTGATGGAGTACGTTATTTTACACGAGCTGGTACATACCCGCGTTAAGAATCACAGCCCGCTGTTTTGGCAAGAGTTGGATAAGTTTGTCCCCAACGCCAAGCAAATGCGCAAACGTTTAAAACAGTACAGCGGCGCCTTGTATTTTTAA